Proteins encoded by one window of Dyella humicola:
- a CDS encoding 3-hydroxybutyrate oligomer hydrolase family protein: protein MNKGFPRWILLLAPLLASCATTPASKESGMQHPGFVRGEVRVTEHRAGDDLLSAGLGLPGLAGAPSPFAHPSRPTPEELRRRAIQTSWKGIADLGPFGGFGSAYGAVPKVPGREYQAFAWIPGAHSPHRVLLQVPDQFDGTKRCLVVTASSGSRGIYGAIALAGAWGLPRGCAVAYTDKGTGAGYFDLADDSGVVLDGTRARRGTATLEFEPAATRSHTGIAVKHAHSGDNPEADWGRHVLQAAQFGLAMLDRAFPEQAPFTAENTRIIATGLSNGGGAVLQAAGLDEEHLLAGVVALEPNVRVPEQGRALFDYATEASIWMPCALLDARFDATPLARTSHDEVPPAWAQRCHQLHERGLVNGTVVSAQAAQAHEHLRSMGWTDEAMATAASSTSFDLWRAVTAAYASAYMRRGPTDMPCGFHYAAVGTNGAPGTADPAMRAAWWADASGIPPGNGVGLLGGTDHSLDPTLPGALCLRSLWEDTDASTQALRDGVAATTVKLPRASLPLWVVHGAADGLLPTAFTSEPYIAWLRGKGGHPLYWKVPYAQHFDAFLALPGFGDKHVPLLPYGYAALDRLWAHLYQGAPWPAVVPTPAPQPRGAGTLDPAVLDLPATWSPGPG, encoded by the coding sequence ATGAATAAGGGTTTTCCTCGATGGATCCTGCTGCTCGCGCCCCTGCTGGCGTCGTGCGCTACCACGCCCGCGTCCAAGGAGTCCGGCATGCAACACCCTGGTTTCGTGCGCGGCGAGGTGCGGGTCACCGAGCACCGTGCCGGCGACGACCTGCTCAGCGCCGGGCTCGGCTTGCCAGGCCTGGCCGGCGCACCGTCGCCCTTTGCGCATCCATCGCGGCCGACGCCAGAGGAGTTGCGGCGACGTGCGATCCAAACCAGTTGGAAGGGCATCGCCGATCTCGGCCCGTTCGGCGGTTTCGGCAGCGCATACGGGGCTGTGCCCAAGGTACCCGGTCGCGAGTACCAGGCATTCGCATGGATTCCAGGCGCGCACTCGCCGCATCGTGTGCTGCTGCAGGTGCCCGACCAGTTCGACGGCACCAAGCGCTGCCTGGTCGTGACGGCATCCTCGGGTTCGCGCGGTATTTACGGGGCCATCGCGTTGGCAGGTGCGTGGGGGCTGCCGCGCGGCTGCGCGGTGGCCTATACGGACAAGGGCACCGGTGCCGGCTATTTCGATCTCGCCGACGATAGTGGCGTGGTACTCGATGGCACACGGGCCAGACGTGGCACGGCGACGCTGGAATTCGAGCCTGCGGCCACCCGCTCGCATACCGGTATCGCCGTCAAACACGCGCATTCGGGCGACAACCCCGAGGCCGACTGGGGCCGTCATGTGCTGCAAGCCGCGCAGTTTGGCCTGGCCATGCTCGATCGCGCGTTTCCCGAGCAGGCACCGTTTACTGCGGAGAACACCCGCATCATCGCCACCGGTCTTTCCAATGGCGGCGGCGCGGTACTGCAGGCGGCAGGGCTTGATGAGGAGCACCTGCTCGCAGGCGTGGTCGCACTGGAACCCAATGTACGGGTGCCGGAGCAGGGACGCGCGCTGTTCGACTATGCGACCGAGGCCTCGATATGGATGCCGTGCGCGCTGCTCGATGCACGCTTTGATGCCACGCCGTTGGCACGCACGTCCCACGATGAGGTGCCGCCCGCATGGGCGCAGCGTTGTCATCAACTACACGAGCGCGGGCTGGTCAATGGGACAGTTGTGAGCGCCCAGGCAGCGCAGGCGCATGAACATCTTCGCTCCATGGGCTGGACCGACGAGGCGATGGCGACGGCAGCCAGCAGTACGTCCTTCGATCTGTGGCGTGCCGTGACGGCCGCTTATGCCTCCGCGTATATGCGACGTGGCCCGACGGATATGCCATGCGGTTTCCACTACGCCGCCGTGGGCACAAACGGCGCGCCCGGCACAGCGGATCCGGCGATGCGTGCCGCCTGGTGGGCTGACGCGTCGGGTATCCCGCCGGGGAATGGCGTGGGCCTGTTGGGAGGGACAGATCACTCGCTCGATCCAACCCTGCCGGGCGCGCTGTGCCTGCGCTCGCTATGGGAGGATACCGACGCCAGCACGCAGGCATTGCGCGACGGTGTGGCGGCCACCACGGTAAAACTGCCGCGTGCCAGCCTGCCGCTGTGGGTAGTGCATGGTGCCGCGGACGGACTGTTGCCCACGGCCTTCACCTCGGAACCCTATATTGCCTGGCTGCGCGGCAAGGGTGGGCACCCCTTGTATTGGAAGGTGCCGTACGCACAGCATTTTGATGCGTTCCTGGCATTGCCGGGCTTCGGCGACAAGCACGTGCCCCTGCTGCCCTACGGTTACGCCGCGCTCGATCGGTTATGGGCGCATCTCTATCAGGGCGCGCCGTGGCCGGCCGTGGTGCCGACGCCTGCACCCCAGCCGCGGGGCGCAGGAACCCTAGATCCGGCGGTACTCGATTTGCCGGCAACCTGGTCACCCGGGCCGGGTTGA
- the typA gene encoding translational GTPase TypA, translating to MSIENLRNIAIVAHVDHGKTTLVDQLLKQSGTLNERTVLAERVMDSNDQEKERGITILAKNTAITWEDKKTGAKNRINIVDTPGHADFGGEVERVLSMVDTVLILVDAMDGPMPQTRFVTQKAFAMGFKPVVVVNKVDRPGARPEWVVEQVWDLFERLGATDEQMDFPIVYASALNGYASLDENVREGDMTPLYEAIMQHAPKPDVDPDGAFQMRISQLDYNNFVGIIGIGRIQRGTLKKNMPVAVIDRHGKKRQGKVAQVLGFLGLERIEQDTAEAGDIIAISGIPELTISDTITALDTPEALPPLTVDEPMISMTFQVNNSPFVGNKDLSGGKFLTSRQLRERLERETVHNVALRVEDGSDADKFLVSGRGELHLSVLIENMRREGYELAVSRPEVIIKEIDGQKMEPIEQLVVDLEEIHQGPVMERLGIRKGQLKNMEPDGKGRVRLEYMIPARGLIGFQNQFKTLTQGSGLLFHVFDHYGTMEVGAIAKRLNGVMIANAGGSTPAYSLGPLQDRGKLFAAEGDSVYEGQLIGIHAKDNDLTVNAIKPKPLTNMRASGKDDAIQLTPATKFSLEQALDFIDDDELVEVTPKEIRMRKKHLTENDRKRASRG from the coding sequence ATGTCCATCGAAAATCTGCGCAATATCGCCATCGTCGCCCACGTCGACCACGGCAAAACCACGCTCGTCGATCAGCTGCTGAAACAGTCCGGCACGCTCAACGAGCGCACCGTGCTGGCCGAGCGCGTGATGGACAGCAACGACCAGGAAAAGGAGCGTGGCATCACGATCCTGGCCAAGAACACGGCCATCACCTGGGAAGACAAGAAGACCGGTGCGAAGAATCGCATCAACATCGTGGACACCCCAGGCCATGCCGACTTTGGCGGCGAGGTGGAGCGCGTACTGTCGATGGTCGACACCGTGCTGATCCTGGTCGACGCGATGGACGGCCCGATGCCGCAGACCCGTTTCGTGACCCAGAAGGCGTTCGCGATGGGCTTCAAGCCGGTCGTCGTGGTCAACAAGGTCGACCGCCCGGGCGCCCGCCCGGAGTGGGTCGTCGAGCAGGTATGGGATCTGTTCGAGCGCCTCGGCGCCACCGATGAGCAGATGGACTTCCCGATCGTCTACGCCTCGGCACTCAATGGCTACGCCTCGCTCGACGAGAACGTCCGCGAAGGCGACATGACCCCGCTGTACGAAGCGATCATGCAGCACGCGCCCAAGCCCGATGTCGATCCGGACGGCGCGTTCCAGATGCGCATCAGCCAGCTCGACTACAACAACTTCGTCGGCATCATCGGCATTGGCCGCATCCAGCGCGGTACGCTGAAGAAGAACATGCCGGTGGCCGTGATCGACCGCCATGGCAAGAAGCGCCAGGGTAAGGTCGCGCAGGTGCTCGGCTTCCTCGGCCTCGAGCGCATCGAGCAGGACACCGCCGAAGCCGGCGACATCATCGCCATCTCGGGCATTCCCGAGCTGACCATTTCGGACACCATCACCGCATTGGACACGCCCGAAGCGCTGCCGCCGCTGACCGTTGACGAACCGATGATCAGCATGACCTTCCAGGTCAACAATTCACCGTTCGTCGGCAACAAGGACCTGTCGGGTGGCAAGTTCCTCACCAGCCGTCAGCTGCGCGAGCGCCTCGAGCGCGAGACGGTGCACAACGTTGCCCTGCGCGTGGAAGACGGCTCCGACGCCGACAAGTTCCTGGTGTCGGGTCGTGGCGAACTGCATCTGTCGGTGCTGATCGAAAACATGCGTCGCGAAGGCTACGAGTTGGCCGTGTCGCGCCCGGAAGTGATCATCAAGGAAATCGACGGCCAGAAGATGGAGCCGATCGAACAGCTGGTGGTCGACCTCGAAGAGATCCACCAGGGTCCGGTGATGGAGCGCCTGGGCATCCGCAAGGGCCAGCTCAAGAACATGGAGCCGGACGGCAAGGGTCGCGTGCGCCTCGAGTACATGATTCCGGCGCGTGGCCTGATCGGCTTCCAGAACCAGTTCAAGACCCTGACCCAGGGTTCGGGCCTGCTGTTCCACGTGTTCGACCATTACGGCACGATGGAAGTCGGCGCGATCGCCAAGCGCCTCAACGGCGTCATGATCGCCAATGCGGGCGGCTCCACCCCGGCCTACTCGCTTGGGCCGCTGCAGGACCGCGGCAAGCTGTTCGCTGCCGAGGGTGACTCGGTGTACGAAGGCCAGCTGATCGGCATTCACGCCAAGGACAACGACCTTACCGTCAATGCCATCAAGCCGAAGCCGCTGACCAATATGCGCGCCTCCGGCAAGGACGATGCGATTCAGCTCACCCCGGCGACCAAGTTCTCGCTGGAGCAGGCGCTGGACTTCATCGACGACGACGAACTGGTCGAAGTCACCCCGAAGGAAATCCGCATGCGCAAGAAGCACCTGACCGAGAACGATCGCAAGCGCGCTTCGCGTGGTTGA